The proteins below are encoded in one region of Streptomyces ficellus:
- a CDS encoding ABC transporter ATP-binding protein, whose protein sequence is MAAAEQGWARRLSGYAWRYRRNVVLALGSSLAGMAVMALVPLITKVVIDDVIGAKTRSLAVWTGLLLAAAVAVYAATYVRRYYGGRLALDVQHDLRTEMYGTITRLDGRRQDELSTGQVVGRATSDLQLIQGLLFMLPMTIGNILLFLISLVVMAWLSLPLTLVALAVAPALWFIAKRSRTRLHPATWYAQAQAAHVAGVVDGAVTGVRVVKGFGQEEQETGKIRAASRKLFAGRLRTIRLNSRYTPALQAVPALGQVAMLALGGWLATRGQITLGTFVAFSTYLAQLVGPVRMLAMVLTVGQQARAGVERVLELIDTEPGIEDGTKELPADAPASVEFDDVSFAYEDGRPVLDGFSLEIRPGETVAVVGSSGSGKSTVSLLLPRFYDVTHGAVLIGGHDVRELTLDSLRAAIGLVPEDSFLFSDTVRANIAYGKPDATDEEIRAAARAAQADGFIAGLPDGYDTKVGEHGLTLSGGQRQRVALARAILTDPRLLVLDDATSAVDARVEHEIHEALRSVMAGRTTLLIAHRRSTLNLADRIAVLDDGRLSDIGTHDELERRSALYRRLLTDPDELGGVSPGHAVPVTAPQEDRTVREELDAEFDAERGITPALWVRDADAADARSGAGDGATPELLAQVEALPPATDTPAVDEARAVTPEESYGLRRLLRGFGAVLLVSLGLVAVDAGMGLLLPILIRHGIDDGVEQAALGAVWVASGLALATVLVQWVAQTGEIRMTGRTGERVLYALRLKIFAQLQRLGLDYYERELTGRIMTRMTTDVDALSTFLQTGLVTAFVSLVTFFGIMVALVVIDVQLALVVFATLPVLVVGTVFFRRSSVKAYELARERISVVNADLQESVAGLRIVQAFRRERSGRQAFAARSAEYRAARVRGQWLISVYFPFVQLLSSVAAAAVLIVGAGRVEAGTLTTGALVAYLLYIDLFFAPVQQLSQVFDGYQQAAVSLGRMQELLREKTSTAAPAKPLPVPSLRGDIAFEGVSFSYKDDESALTGVDLRIPAGQTVAFVGETGAGKSTLVKLVARFYDPTSGRVTADGADLRDLDLTAYRHRLGVVPQEAYLFAGTVRDAIAYGRPGASDAEVEAAARAVGAHDMIATLDGGYLHEVAERGRNLSAGQRQLIALARAELVDPDVLLLDEATAALDLATEAQVNAATDRLAGRRTTLVVAHRLTTAARADRVVVMDRGRVAEDGTHEELLARDGRYAELWRTFIGEEPAGTGTPAPTG, encoded by the coding sequence GTGGCGGCGGCAGAGCAGGGATGGGCACGACGGCTGTCCGGGTACGCATGGCGGTACCGGCGCAATGTGGTGCTCGCACTCGGCTCGTCCCTCGCGGGCATGGCCGTCATGGCCCTCGTCCCGCTGATCACCAAGGTCGTCATCGACGACGTCATCGGCGCGAAGACACGGTCCCTCGCCGTCTGGACGGGCCTGCTGCTCGCCGCCGCGGTCGCCGTCTACGCCGCGACGTACGTCCGCCGCTACTACGGCGGGCGCCTCGCCCTCGACGTCCAGCACGACCTGCGCACCGAGATGTACGGGACGATCACCCGGCTCGACGGGCGGCGCCAGGACGAGCTGTCCACCGGGCAGGTCGTCGGCCGCGCCACCAGCGACCTCCAGCTGATCCAGGGCCTGCTGTTCATGCTCCCGATGACCATCGGGAACATCCTGCTCTTCCTGATATCCCTCGTCGTCATGGCGTGGCTGTCGCTGCCGCTGACCCTCGTCGCGCTCGCCGTCGCCCCCGCCCTGTGGTTCATCGCCAAACGCAGCCGCACCCGGCTGCACCCCGCCACCTGGTACGCCCAGGCCCAGGCCGCGCACGTCGCGGGCGTGGTCGACGGCGCCGTGACCGGCGTACGCGTGGTCAAGGGCTTCGGGCAGGAGGAGCAGGAGACCGGCAAGATCCGGGCGGCGAGCCGGAAACTGTTCGCCGGCCGGCTGCGCACCATCCGGCTGAACAGCCGCTACACCCCCGCGCTCCAGGCCGTGCCCGCGCTCGGCCAGGTCGCCATGCTGGCGCTCGGCGGCTGGCTGGCCACCCGTGGCCAGATCACCCTCGGCACGTTCGTCGCCTTCTCCACCTACCTCGCCCAGCTCGTCGGCCCGGTCCGGATGCTCGCGATGGTCCTCACCGTCGGCCAGCAGGCCCGCGCCGGCGTGGAGCGCGTCCTGGAGCTGATCGACACCGAACCGGGCATCGAGGACGGCACGAAGGAACTGCCGGCCGACGCCCCCGCGAGCGTCGAGTTCGACGACGTGTCCTTCGCCTACGAGGACGGACGGCCCGTCCTCGACGGCTTCTCCCTGGAGATCCGCCCCGGCGAGACCGTCGCCGTCGTCGGCTCCTCCGGCAGCGGCAAGTCGACCGTCTCGCTGCTCCTGCCGAGGTTCTACGACGTGACGCACGGCGCCGTCCTGATCGGCGGGCACGACGTGCGCGAGCTGACCCTCGACTCGCTGCGGGCCGCCATCGGCCTCGTCCCCGAGGACAGCTTCCTCTTCTCCGACACCGTCCGCGCGAACATCGCCTACGGCAAGCCCGACGCGACCGACGAGGAGATCCGCGCCGCCGCCCGTGCCGCCCAGGCCGACGGCTTCATCGCCGGCCTCCCCGACGGCTACGACACCAAGGTCGGCGAACACGGCCTGACCCTGTCCGGCGGACAGCGCCAGCGCGTCGCCCTCGCCCGCGCCATCCTCACCGACCCCCGCCTGCTCGTCCTCGACGACGCCACCTCGGCCGTCGACGCCCGCGTCGAACACGAGATCCACGAAGCGCTCCGGTCCGTCATGGCCGGCCGCACCACCCTCCTCATCGCCCACCGCCGCTCCACCCTGAACCTCGCCGACCGGATCGCCGTCCTCGACGACGGCCGGCTCTCCGACATCGGCACCCACGACGAGCTGGAGCGGCGCTCGGCGCTCTACCGGCGGCTGCTGACCGACCCCGACGAGCTGGGCGGCGTCTCACCCGGCCACGCCGTGCCCGTCACCGCACCGCAGGAGGACCGGACGGTCCGGGAAGAGCTGGACGCCGAGTTCGACGCCGAGCGGGGCATCACGCCCGCCCTGTGGGTACGGGACGCCGACGCCGCCGACGCGCGCTCCGGCGCCGGCGACGGGGCCACCCCCGAGCTGCTCGCCCAGGTCGAGGCGCTGCCGCCGGCGACCGACACCCCGGCCGTCGACGAGGCGCGGGCGGTCACGCCCGAGGAGTCGTACGGGCTGCGCCGGCTGCTGCGAGGCTTCGGAGCGGTGCTGCTGGTCAGCCTGGGGCTCGTGGCCGTCGACGCCGGGATGGGCCTGCTGCTGCCGATCCTGATCCGGCACGGCATCGACGACGGCGTCGAGCAGGCCGCGCTGGGCGCGGTCTGGGTGGCCTCCGGGCTGGCCCTCGCGACGGTGCTCGTGCAGTGGGTGGCCCAGACCGGCGAGATCCGGATGACCGGCCGCACCGGCGAGCGCGTCCTCTACGCGCTGCGCCTCAAGATCTTCGCGCAGCTCCAGCGCCTCGGGCTCGACTATTACGAGCGGGAGCTGACCGGGCGGATCATGACCCGGATGACGACCGACGTGGACGCCCTGTCGACATTCCTCCAGACCGGACTCGTCACCGCCTTCGTGTCGCTCGTGACCTTCTTCGGCATCATGGTCGCGCTCGTCGTCATCGACGTGCAGCTCGCGCTGGTCGTCTTCGCGACGCTGCCGGTACTGGTCGTCGGCACCGTCTTCTTCCGCCGCTCCAGCGTCAAGGCGTACGAGCTCGCGCGTGAGCGGATCAGCGTCGTCAACGCCGACCTCCAGGAGTCGGTGGCCGGGCTGCGGATCGTGCAGGCCTTCCGGCGCGAGCGGTCCGGCAGGCAGGCCTTCGCGGCCCGCAGCGCCGAGTACCGGGCGGCGCGCGTGCGCGGCCAGTGGCTGATCTCCGTCTACTTCCCGTTCGTCCAGCTCCTGTCGTCGGTGGCCGCGGCCGCGGTGCTGATCGTGGGCGCGGGCCGGGTCGAGGCCGGGACGCTCACGACCGGCGCGCTCGTCGCGTACCTGCTCTACATCGACCTGTTCTTCGCGCCCGTGCAGCAGCTGTCGCAGGTCTTCGACGGCTACCAGCAGGCGGCGGTGTCGCTGGGGCGGATGCAGGAGCTGCTGCGCGAGAAGACGTCCACCGCCGCGCCCGCGAAGCCGCTGCCGGTGCCCTCCCTGCGCGGGGACATCGCCTTCGAGGGCGTCTCCTTCTCGTACAAGGACGACGAGAGCGCGCTCACCGGCGTCGACCTGCGCATCCCGGCCGGGCAGACCGTCGCCTTCGTCGGCGAGACCGGCGCGGGCAAGTCGACGCTGGTCAAGCTGGTCGCCCGGTTCTACGACCCGACGTCCGGCCGCGTCACCGCCGACGGCGCCGACCTGCGCGACCTGGACCTCACCGCGTACCGGCACCGGCTCGGCGTCGTGCCGCAGGAGGCGTACCTGTTCGCCGGCACCGTCCGGGACGCCATCGCGTACGGCAGGCCCGGCGCGAGCGACGCCGAAGTGGAGGCGGCGGCCCGCGCGGTCGGCGCCCACGACATGATCGCCACACTGGACGGCGGGTACCTCCACGAGGTCGCCGAGCGCGGCCGGAACCTGTCGGCGGGCCAGCGGCAGCTGATCGCCCTGGCCCGCGCCGAGCTGGTCGACCCGGACGTGCTGCTCCTCGACGAGGCGACCGCCGCCCTGGACCTGGCGACCGAGGCACAGGTCAACGCCGCCACCGACCGCCTCGCCGGCCGCCGCACCACCCTGGTGGTCGCCCACCGCCTCACCACGGCGGCCCGCGCCGACCGCGTGGTCGTCATGGACCGCGGCCGCGTCGCCGAGGACGGCACCCACGAGGAGCTGCTCGCCCGCGACGGCCGGTACGCGGAGCTCTGGCGCACCTTCATCGGCGAGGAACCTGCCGGCACCGGCACCCCGGCACCGACGGGCTGA
- a CDS encoding serine hydrolase: MCCVNRLSISRRRRGAVSAAVALGVLLPTAATITPATAAAPAVACTSQKAGLAAKLVKDINAALKGRKSTTAILVNDRVSKTSCVLRPDTQFDSASVVKTTVLATLLWDAQKSKRALTATEKSRATAMITKSDNDATTALWKQLGVTKVKGFLAAAQMTKTVPGSGGYWGLTQITARDQQKLLGLITAKNTVLTDASRAYILDLMNKVVAAQRWGAPAGAPATARIHVKNGWLPRATHAWRVHSIGAFTGTTHNYQLTVLTHDNATMQDGINTIQAVARVVHADLNPGAARSDAFVPPAVPQEAVPAVPGRAAQDLVSAPR, encoded by the coding sequence ATGTGTTGTGTGAACAGACTTTCCATATCGCGCCGCCGCCGTGGCGCCGTGTCCGCCGCGGTCGCCCTCGGGGTGCTCCTGCCGACCGCCGCCACGATCACCCCCGCCACCGCCGCCGCCCCGGCCGTGGCGTGCACGTCCCAGAAGGCGGGCCTCGCCGCCAAGCTCGTCAAGGACATCAACGCCGCCCTCAAGGGCCGCAAGTCCACCACCGCGATCCTGGTCAACGACCGGGTCAGCAAGACCAGCTGCGTCCTGCGGCCGGACACGCAGTTCGACTCCGCCAGCGTGGTCAAGACGACCGTCCTCGCCACCCTGCTCTGGGACGCGCAGAAGTCCAAGCGGGCGCTGACCGCGACGGAGAAGTCCCGCGCCACCGCCATGATCACGAAGTCGGACAACGACGCCACCACCGCGTTGTGGAAGCAGCTGGGCGTCACCAAGGTCAAGGGCTTCCTCGCCGCGGCCCAGATGACCAAGACCGTCCCCGGCTCCGGCGGCTACTGGGGGCTCACCCAGATCACCGCCCGTGACCAGCAGAAGCTGCTCGGGCTGATCACCGCCAAGAACACCGTCCTCACCGACGCGTCCCGCGCCTACATCCTCGACCTGATGAACAAGGTCGTCGCCGCGCAGCGCTGGGGCGCCCCCGCCGGGGCCCCCGCGACCGCCCGGATCCACGTCAAGAACGGCTGGCTGCCGCGCGCCACCCACGCCTGGCGCGTGCACTCCATCGGCGCCTTCACCGGCACCACGCACAACTACCAGCTCACCGTCCTCACCCACGACAACGCGACCATGCAGGACGGCATCAACACCATCCAGGCCGTCGCCCGCGTCGTCCACGCCGACCTCAACCCCGGCGCCGCCCGCAGCGACGCCTTCGTCCCGCCCGCCGTCCCGCAGGAAGCCGTCCCGGCCGTCCCGGGCCGCGCCGCCCAGGACCTGGTCAGCGCCCCGCGCTGA